In one window of Chanodichthys erythropterus isolate Z2021 chromosome 23, ASM2448905v1, whole genome shotgun sequence DNA:
- the dlec1 gene encoding deleted in lung and esophageal cancer protein 1: MADETKLNALKSSEPSMNRHKPASKTTQDISHLLASIFNDLYTIEVIGKDTVSNLSKSRRGGNNYHEKYVEELQQVHSEYNRRIQNADMLETHIIQGRLQAAAKEEHDHNKIMEEVGEAYHQLGLPPVKSAFKWCVDSELLRSNNLICPLDYTTVHTPIVKIPKGKFTPGFAQPTISYNMHISTEPQDDGYTPLPPPAQTAQSLLELSEETLTLPSSPESSSIKGTELGVEHKASWMEKPSARSRAEDRASLQQHKDRHKFLRNPRFLLPNAQRGGKSLIMPGKRPENVGKGRKKTVKESPEGPAPIFTANPPVIFFTDYRVGQVYETVVELKNMTATSRHIRMIPPTSPHFSVGLGRFPGEGGIVAPGMSCQYMVRFAPDSLADYEDALVVETQLPYPLIIPIEARRPPPILTLPAVIDCGYCLAGGVKFMEVLCRNEGLSAGTFCVMPKKQWPASSLRSAVKSTFAEQPPFAISPCIFGLLPGQATVIEVVFYPTTAEIISQDFTIVCDNCQVKDITLQGTGQLVTVELVSVSGGEDQPEFGELCDITADHFVRFNPTNTHSTLQKTVVVKNNAHLELPYHWQTMKPNLQCLLPGEAINPSSIQHHLDTDSVFSISPVMGILTPAQEHEFLLTYCPKDLKEYHSVCRLVIMDVPNPPRISDNGTSLDTALQVNDVTVLELEVKGSAEPYKILLEPYAVLIPGETYINNTICRTFKMWNHSKSVIHFEWERIVDCHVIEVEPSTGEIEINECLDMELVLTGRNPGHLTSTLQCHIQHHPKTVGLAIEVTFKGPHCSVNVPSLDFGLLEMGNESTSTIHITNNSLVDAPWSLEELSHTKPPIKGLVYINPNKGVLPPLASCSVDVVFRALYCLCFESVLLLSVLNGTGCHLSVRAVVQSPQVCLLSCELVFADLYVGVPQTGSVTLFNQTLLPAHFTWGKLQGEQARLCSANFNPSAGTLEPNAKTEVTVSFTAHTVEKLTEVAAVCEVKGMESPLLLGFSSKAKPLRVSYSLPSDCINSNDDNHQPITLDFTEHEPVIIGKSAKRQLLINNHTAIPAPFTVEAEYFTGYCPSQSDENSERSSAPLHSVQAKKIQQKAYDEFVNCLLSHGKGAAFFVKPNKGMLGPFESQTINITAFTNMWGDYQDNLICKVGDLDPTPIPIQMSVRGCPIYFQMIGPQPDNQNQGPIIRFGSHVSGGDTVSRSLRLINTSPFEIRLDWVTYNLEVGDSKLIDLLVACGEPFPLKDADGNEVVGGLDSSVMFPPTWNDNNTPSREGTSSTFMTKSDDFGESEEECDGEEGTEASVSLAPVKKLFSVFLKPHEGNVSDYPYCITPQQTVVPAGGSSTIHVSFTPLILSCSANQRCLGYALGFMTLDSKLASLTPGKVERTQGYELQPLRLDMQANVKPAILSVQMAEDSEVLEFTAAASDTLERTSHTQESMISRTFQLKNNTDMALSFRLSTPPPFSVLRPRQTHKLIGSSPSHRHTQGLSGPGDEQTLLLLQPKHIMQVKVAFHNSASLLTCLNESCEESDAQLSATLLCSDVGERTLQFQQSLTIQYSNNSVQTVSLRAHLALPTLHLSSATVDFGTCYVGQTTIKEVYLYNRGGSCSYWTALTGDNEVFRVSPDSGVLKPLGNPPSCKQLLQISFTASEQKEFRTIITVQGVLGETPLVLKVIGSGSFDESFVSPISDT, translated from the exons ATGGCCgatgaaactaaactaaacgCACTAAAGAGCTCTGAACCCTCCATGAACCGACACAAGCCAGCATCAAAGACAACTCAG GACATTTCTCATCTACTGGCCAGCATATTCAACGACCTTTACACCATAGAGGTGATTGGGAAGGACACTGTTTCTAATCTCAGTAAATCACGCAGAGGAGGCAACAACTACCATGAGAAATATGTGGAGGAGCTACAACAG GTGCATTCTGAATACAACAGACGGATTCAGAACGCAGATATGCTGGAGACACACATCATACAGGGCCGTCTGCAAGCTGCTGCAAAAGAGGAGCATGATCACAACAAAATCATGGAAGAAGTGGGTGAGGCCTACCATCAGCTGGGCCTCCCCCCAG TTAAATCAGCCTTCAAGTGGTGTGTGGACAGTGAGCTTCTCAGAAGCAACAACTTGATTTGTCCACTGGATTATACAACAGTCCACACCCCAATTGTTAAAATCCCAAAAG GCAAGTTCACTCCAGGCTTTGCCCAGCCAACTATCTCCTATAATATGCACATCAGCACCGAACCACAGGATGATGGTTACACTCCTCTCCCCCCACCCGCACAAACGGCCCAGAGCCTGCTGGAATTATCAGAGGAGACACTTACACTCCCTTCCTCTCCAGAGTCTAGCTCCATCAAGGGCACTGAG CTAGGTGTGGAGCATAAGGCCTCTTGGATGGAGAAGCCCAGTGCTCGGAGTCGGGCAGAAGACAGGGCTTCCCTGCAGCAGCACAAAGACCGACATAAGTTCCTGCGCAACCCTCGCTTCCTGCTTCCAAATGCCCAGCGTGGGGGAAAGTCTCTCATCATGCCAGGGAAGAGGCCGGAGAATGTGGGAAAGGGCAGGAAAAAGACTGTCAAAGAGAG TCCCGAGGGTCCCGCTCCCATCTTCACTGCGAATCCACCTGTGATCTTCTTCACTGACTACAGAGTAGGACAAGTCTATGAG ACTGTGGTGGAACTCAAAAACATGACTGCGACCAGCCGTCACATTCGAATGATTCCTCCAACCTCCCCACACTTCTCTGTTGGTTTGG GCAGATTCCCTGGTGAGGGAGGGATTGTCGCTCCTGGAATGAGCTGCCAGTATATGGTGCGTTTTGCTCCAGACTCTCTGGCTGACTATGAGGACGCTCTAGTTGTGGAGACGCAGTTGCCGTATCCTCTCATTATACCGATAGAGGCCCGAAGACCCCCTCCAATACTCACTT TGCCTGCTGTCATAGACTGTGGTTACTGCCTGGCAGGAGGGGTGAAGTTTATGGAGGTGTTATGTCGGAATGAAGGACTGAGTGCTGGAACATTCTGTGTAATGCCTAAGAAACAGTGGCCTGCCTCAAGCCTTAGG TCTGCAGTGAAGTCTACTTTCGCAGAACAGCCTCCCTTTGCCATCAGTCCTTGTATTTTTGGTCTTCTCCCTGGACAGGCCACTGTCATTGAG GTTGTGTTTTACCCCACAACTGCTGAGATCATTTCTCAGGACTTCACCATTGTCTGTGATAACTGTCAAGTGAAGGACATCACCCTCCAAG GCACAGGTCAGCTGGTCACTGTGGAGCTGGTTTCAGTATCAGGTGGAGAGGATCAGCCTGAATTTGGGGAGTTGTGTGATATCACAGCTGACCATTTTGTCAGATTCAACCCAACCAATACACATTCCACCTTGCAGAAGACGGTGGTCGTAAAAAACAACGC ACACTTGGAGCTCCCATACCACTGGCAGACAATGAAGCCCAACCTTCAATGTTTGTTGCCTGGAGAGGCTATAAATCCTTCCAGCATTCAGCATCATCTTGATACAGACAGTGTGTTCAGCATCAGTCCAGTTATGGGCATCCTGACCCCTGCACAGGAACATGAGTTCCTGCTTACATACTGTCCCAAGGAT CTGAAAGAGTACCACAGTGTCTGCCGCTTGGTGATCATGGATGTTCCTAATCCACCCAGAATCAGTGATAATGG GACATCTCTCGACACAGCTCTCCAAGTAAATGATGTGACCGTTTTAGAGCTTGAAGTGAAAGGTTCTGCTGAGCCGTATAAAATCCTTCTTGAGCCGTATGCTGTTTTAATACCAGGCGAAACATACATAAACAACACAATCTGCAGGACATTCAAG atgtGGAATCACAGCAAATCAGTCATTCACTTTGAATGGGAGCGTATTGTTGACTGTCACGTCATTGAAGTGGAGCCCTCAACAGGAGAAATAG AGATAAATGAGTGTCTTGACATGGAGCTGGTTCTGACCGGAAGGAATCCTGGTCATTTGACCTCCACCCTGCAGTGTCACATTCAGCACCATCCTAAAACTGTAGGACTGGCCATTGAGGTCACATTTAAG GGTCCGCATTGCTCAGTGAATGTGCCCAGTCTGGATTTTGGTTTGCTGGAAATGGGAAATGAGAGCACCTCTACCATTCATATCACCAATAACAGCCTGGTAGATGCCCCCTGGAGCCTAGAAGAACTGTCCCACACCAAGCCGCCCATCAAGGGATTG GTGTATATCAATCCAAATAAAGGTGTGCTGCCTCCGCTGGCGTCCTGCAGTGTGGATGTGGTCTTCAGAGCCCTGTACTGTCTTTGTTTCGAGTCAGTCCTACTGCTTTCTGTGCTCAACGGCACTGGATG TCACCTCTCTGTACGGGCGGTCGTCCAGTCTCCTCAGGTGTGCTTGCTGAGCTGCGAGCTGGTGTTTGCTGATCTGTATGTAGGTGTTCCACAGACAGGCAGCGTTACCCTGTTTAACCAAACACTACTGCCAGCCCACTTCACCTGGGGCAAG CTCCAAGGTGAACAAGCTCGTCTCTGCTCTGCAAACTTCAATCCCTCTGCAGGCACTTTGGAGCCCAATGCTAAAACAGAAGTCACTGTATCATTCACCGCCCACACTGTT GAGAAACTGACTGAAGTGGCTGCGGTTTGTGAAGTAAAAGGAATGGAGAGTCCATTATTACTGGGATTTTCTTCTAAAGCCAAACCTCTCAGAGTGTCCTACTCACTGCCTTCTGACTG TATTAATTCAAATGATGACAATCACCAACCAATCACACTGGACTTCACTGAGCATGAACCAGTCATCATTGGCAAATCAGCCAAACGGCAGTTGCTGATAAATAATCACACTGCTATACCTGCTCCGTTCACTGTCGAGGCAGAGTACTTTACTGGATACTGTCCTTCACAATCGGATGAAAACTCTGAAAG AAGCAGTGCACCTCTCCACTCCGTCCAGGCCAAAAAAATACAGCAGAAAGCATATGATG AATTTGTGAACTGTCTGCTTTCCCATGGAAAAGGTGCAGCGTTCTTTGTTAAACCAAACAAGGGAATGCTCGGCCCATTTGAGAGTCAAACCATCAATATCACTGCTTTCACCAATATGTGGGGAGATTATCAGGACAACCTTATATGCAAG GTTGGagatctagatccaactcccATTCCTATCCAGATGTCTGTGAGGGGCTGCCCTATTTACTTTCAGATGATTGGACCACAGCCTGACAATCAGAACCAGGGTCCAATTATAAG ATTTGGAAGCCATGTTTCTGGAGGAGACACTGTGTCACGCTCTTTACGGCTCATTAACACCAGTCCGTTTG AAATCCGTTTGGATTGGGTGACCTACAACTTGGAGGTTGGCGATAGTAAGTTGATAGATCTCTTGGTTGCATGTGGTGAGCCCTTTCCCCTGAAGGATGCAGATGGTAATGAGGTTGTTGGAGGGCTGGACTCATCCGTCATGTTCCCACCCACATGGAATGACAACAACACCCCCAGCAGAGAAGGAACAAGCTCGACATTCATGACCAAATCT GATGATTTTGGAGAGAGTGAGGAAGAATGTGATGGAGAAGAAGGCACTGAGGCTTCTGTGTCTCTGGCTCCAGTGAAGAAGCTGTTCTCTGTGTTTCTGAAGCCTCATGAAGGGAATGTCTCTGACTACCCATACTGCATCACTCCACAGCAAACT GTAGTTCCAGCAGGGGGCAGTAGCACCATTCACGTGTCTTTCACTCCTCTGATCCTGTCATGTTCAGCCAATCAAAGATGTTTGGGTTATGCTTTGGGTTTCATGACTCTGGACTCTaag CTTGCGTCACTGACTCCAGGCAAAGTAGAGAGAACCCAGGGCTATGAACTACAACCTCTAAGGCTGGACATGCAGGCGAATGTAAAACCTGCCAT tttgtCAGTGCAGATGGCAGAGGATTCAGAGGTACTGGAATTCACTGCAGCTGCCAGTGATACACTAGAGAGAACATCTCACACACAG GAATCCATGATCTCTCGGACGTTCCAGCTGAAGAACAATACCGATATGGCCTTGAGTTTCAGACTGAGTACACCCCCCCCATTCTCAGTGCTGCGGCCCCGACAGACCCATAAATTGATCGGCAGCTCACCCTCTCACAGGCACACACAAGGACTCTCTGGGCCAGGAGACGAGCAAACATTGCTTCTGTTACAGCCTAAACACATAATGCAG GTTAAGGTGGCTTTCCATAATTCAGCTTCGCTTCTGACCTGTCTGAATGAATCATGTGAGGAATCAGATGCTCAGCTCTCTGCTACCCTTCTGTGCAGTGATGTTGGTGAAAGGACACTACAGTTTCAGCAAAGTTTGACCATTCAGTACAGCAATAACAGCGTACAG ACAGTGTCCCTTCGTGCTCATCTGGCATTACCAACACTGCACCTGTCTAGTGCCACTGTGGATTTTGGCACCTGCTATGTTGGACAAACAACTATCAAAGAGGTCTACCTCTACAACAGAGGTGGCTCCTGTAGCTACTGGACCGCACTTACAG GTGATAATGAAGTGTTCAGGGTGAGTCCAGATTCGGGTGTGTTGAAGCCTCTTGGGAATCCACCGTCCTGTAAACAGCTGTTGCAGATCAGCTTCACTGCAAG TGAGCAGAAAGAGTTCCGGACAATCATCACGGTGCAGGGGGTTCTTGGAGAGACGCCACTTGTTCTTAAAGTTATTGGAAGTGGATCATTTGATGAGAGTTTTGTATCTCCAATATCTGACACCTGA
- the acaa1 gene encoding 3-ketoacyl-CoA thiolase, peroxisomal encodes MHRVQVLSGHLSSNKRVGMRQCSASAADPNDIVVVHGLRTAIGRAKRGSFKDTTPDELLSAVMSAVLKDVGLQPSLLGDVCVGNVLQPGAGALMARIAHFFSGFPESVPVYTVNRQCSSGLQALFNVAGGIRGGSYDLGLACGVESMSLRSPGNPGDISPRLMDNEKARDCIIPMGITSENVAERYGITREKQDSFALGSQQKAAMAQKKGLFDQEITPVTTKFVEENGTERTITVTKDDGIRPGTTLEGLAKLRPAFKETGSTTAGNASQVSDGAAAVLIGRRSTVEKMGLPVFGVLRASAVVGVPPDVMGIGPAYAIPEALNQAGLTVDDIDVFEINEAFASQAVYCVEKLGIPMEKVNPNGGAIALGHPLGCTGARQVVTLLNELKRRRKRGYGVVSMCIGTGMGAAAVFEYPGP; translated from the exons atgcacagaGTGCAGGTTTTGTCGGGACATTTGTCGTCAAATAAACGTGTGGGAATGAGGCAGTGCAGCGCATCAGCTGCTGATCCAAATGATATCGTTGTGGTTCATGGGCTACGAACAGCCATCGGCCGAGCGAAAAGAGGATCTTTTAAG gaCACTACCCCAGATGAGCTGCTCAGTGCTGTGATGAGTGCAGTTCTTAAGGATGTGGGACTGCAGCCTTCTTTATTAGGGGATGTTTGTGTTG GTAATGTGCTACAACCTGGTGCAGGAGCACTTATGGCTCGAATCGCACATTTTTTTAG CGGCTTTCCTGAGTCTGTACCTGTCTACACTGTAAACAGGCAGTGCTCTTCTGGACTACAAGCACTTTTTAATGTTGCAG GTGGAATCAGAGGAGGTTCGTATGACCTGGGACTTGCCTGTGG AGTGGAGAGCATGTCCCTCCGTTCGCCAGGGAACCCAGGAGACATCAGCCCCCGACTGATGGACAATGAAAAAGCCAGAGACTGTATCATTCCTATGGG AATAACCTCAGAGAATGTTGCTGAGAGATATGGCATCACTAGGGAAAAGCAGGACAGCTTTGCTCTCGGTTCCCAACAAAA GGCAGCCATGGCGCAGAAAAAGGGCTTATTTGATCAAGAAATCACACCAGTCACTACTAAATTCGTGGAGGAAAATGGCACTGAGCGCACCATTACTGTTACAAAGGATGATGGGATCCGGCCTGGGACTACCTTAGAAGGCCTTGCCAAACTGCGACCAGCATTCAAGGAAACCGGCAGCACCACAGCTG GTAATGCCAGTCAGGTGAGTGACGGCGCTGCAGCAGTGCTCATTGGGCGGAGATCTACGGTGGAGAAAATGGGACTTCCTGTTTTTGGGGTGCTGAGGGCGAGCGCTGTAGTGGGTGTTCCACCGGATGTAATGGGCATTGGCCCAGCTTATGCTATCCCAGAAGCCCTCAACCAGGCTG GTCTAACTGTGGATGATATTGATGTGTTTGAGATCAATGAAGCATTTGCCAGTCAG GCTGTGTATTGTGTCGAAAAGCTGGGCATTCCTATGGAGAAAGTGAATCCTAATGGAGGGGCCATTGCTCTGGGTCATCCGCTGGGCTGCACTGGTGCTCGACAGGTCGTGACTTTGCTCAATGAGCTCAAACGTAGACGCAAGAG AGGGTATGGCGTGGTGTCCATGTGCATTGGGACTGGAATGGGAGCAGCTGCAGTTTTCGAGTACCCTGGACCGTGA